Proteins encoded by one window of Cucurbita pepo subsp. pepo cultivar mu-cu-16 chromosome LG14, ASM280686v2, whole genome shotgun sequence:
- the LOC111810232 gene encoding uncharacterized protein LOC111810232 → MSSSHADNGRPAAQETTTAEEAAGQEPTPAVSAEETTPPAAKQPTARHNRRTSGSGLVVRFDVSQTASLTSIAQSAIESLKLILPNISAALSAAPNPALALLHDTEVTAQITALLRSATSGAGDDNLCRWLYDTFQSNNPDLKLVVLRFLPILLGAYLSRVVSRRKSLAGFEAVLLSLYAHETNRRASQPLTVNIPDLAHPSIYHETKSPLKYNATALNLAVISPSLEPHGMVRSTKRARIVGVALELYYTKIEKIPESSKIDFCEFCRLWAGGDDESGGAKKDEREEEEEEEEEDIGIIPLPWEILQPILRVLGHCLLGSNLITKSKKNETTPLFKAAIAAIRSLYVRSMHDINPKAILATGSLMRLGNMAMESGDEVDYTEIPAQTVINL, encoded by the coding sequence ATGTCATCCTCTCACGCCGACAACGGCCGCCCGGCGGCCCAAGAAACAACCACCGCAGAAGAAGCTGCTGGCCAAGAGCCAACCCCTGCAGTTTCCGCCGAAGAAACCACCCCTCCCGCCGCCAAACAACCCACCGCCCGACATAACAGGAGAACGAGCGGCAGCGGCCTGGTGGTGAGATTCGACGTCTCACAAACGGCATCCTTAACCAGCATCGCTCAATCCGCCATCGAATCACTAAAACTCATCCTCCCAAATATCTCCGCCGCTCTCTCCGCCGCTCCCAACCCCGCTCTCGCCCTCCTCCACGACACGGAAGTTACCGCCCAAATCACCGCCCTTCTCCGCAGCGCCACCTCCGGCGCCGGTGACGACAACCTCTGCCGTTGGCTCTACGACACTTTCCAATCCAACAACCCTGACCTCAAACTCGTCGTCCTCCGCTTCCTCCCTATCCTCCTCGGCGCCTACCTCTCCCGCGTCGTCTCCCGCCGCAAATCCCTCGCCGGATTCGAAGCCGTCCTCCTCTCCCTCTACGCTCACGAAACTAACCGCCGCGCTAGCCAGCCCCTCACCGTCAACATCCCTGACCTAGCCCACCCTAGCATTTACCACGAAACGAAATCCCCTCTGAAATACAACGCCACCGCTCTCAATCTCGCCGTCATCTCCCCATCATTGGAGCCCCACGGCATGGTCCGCTCCACCAAAAGGGCCCGAATCGTCGGCGTCGCCCTCGAACTCTACTACACGAAGATCGAGAAGATTCCAGAGTCTTCGAAGATCGATTTCTGCGAGTTTTGCCGATTGTGGGCCGGCGGCGACGATGAATCCGGAGGAGCTAAAAAAGATGAgagggaggaggaagaggaggaggaggaggaggacaTCGGGATTATTCCATTGCCATGGGAGATTCTTCAGCCGATACTAAGAGTGTTAGGGCACTGTCTTCTAGGGTCGAATTTGATTACAAAGAgcaagaagaatgaaacaacGCCGTTGTTCAAAGCGGCCATTGCTGCCATTCGGAGCTTGTATGTGAGATCTATGCACGATATTAATCCGAAAGCCATTTTAGCGACGGGGAGCTTGATGAGGTTGGGGAATATGGCCATGGAATCCGGCGATGAGGTCGATTACACTGAGATTCCTGCTCAAACCGTCATCAACCTCTAG
- the LOC111809953 gene encoding DExH-box ATP-dependent RNA helicase DExH7, chloroplastic, whose protein sequence is MAPRKKQQQQQPKQKQNNRKSNPTSSTSDSRSSTSGAKLHISAENETRLRRLLLSSGRSTPSVTHADDSLSKVQKVKKLQSVYEKLSCEGFTNDQIELALSTIGDGATFEAALDWLCLNLPSSELPLKFSSGTSLHAHAGGSVRILQTAQKDCPPVGVQSSKYKDGDKDIPVILNRRKDDDKLDLFQSSQAEWIKQYVEQQEEDDYGTWEDDLADEVSSKASRARSYDVIAEEYYAARLEAAKAKEEGDKKRQETAGNTIRKLKQELFAQGLSDDMLASEFEFGRALDNASKDAPTQDQNFGVNQTDDVGSSLDLSVHRNESVDIDGRDRSTSKEISVDLMSSQEKESTVDVDGRDCSTPKEISVGLISSQGKNDCEELEDVEIGNFFVEDVETNSDVAQELLELKKKEKLRELSSGKNLEKLDGIWKKGDPLKIPKAVLHQLCQKAGWDAPKFNKIHRKENVFFYAVNILRKASGRGKNRKAGGLITLQLPDADEIFDSAEDAQNKVAAFALYHLFPDVPVHLALIEPYATLVMQWKAGESTSKVDDNEKDRRASFVDSLLDASSSDSASKTFVGKIEQLHIEDDKKPTVSDLDSHSFVERLNSNTQNESSRLRLEHENKKKTKQYQDMLKNRAALPVASLRGDILRLLKENSVLVVCGDTGSGKTTQVPQFILDDMIESGHGGLCNIVCTQPRRIAAISVAERVSDERCEPSPGTNGSLVGYHVRLDSARNANTKLLFCTTGILLRQIVGDGNLTGITHIIVDEVHERSLLDDFLLVVLKNLIEKRSAESSSPLKVILMSATVDSNLFSGYFGNCPVITAEGRMHPVTTYFLEDIYESTGYLLASDSPAAIRYEVSSGKKNAPVNYRRGKKNLILSAWGDEALLSEACTNPYYNLDCYQSYSELTQKNLERLNEDAIDYDLLEDLVIHVDKTFDEGAILIFLPGVSEINLLYDRLAASYQFGGQASDWILPLHSSIASADQKKVFLRPPHGIRKVIIATNIAETSITIDDVIYVIDCGRHKEKRYNPQKKLSSMVEDWISQANARQRRGRAGRVRPGNCFCLYTRHRYEKLMRPFQVPEMLRMPLVELCLQIKLLSLGYIRPFLSKALEPPREEAMTSAISLLYEVGALEGDEELTPLGQHLAKLPVDVLIGKMMLYGGIFGCLSSILSISAFLSYKSPFIYPKDERQNVERAKLALLSDERHGLGESCSNDKQSDHLIMATAYKKWEILLHQKGPKAAQEFCKSYFLSSSVMYMIRDMRVQFGTLLADIGLVDLPKKSRFDRVRKEDLNGWFSDSSQPFNINSDHPSIVKAVLCAGLYPNIAAGVAGITEAALSSLGRSSGPATTARPSLYDGRREVYIHPSSVNSNLKTFQYPFHVFLEKVETNKVFIRDTSVVSPYSILLFGGSINVQHQSGIVIIDGWLKLTAPAQIAVLFKELRLTLHSILKELIRRPETSIVINNDVLKSIVRLLLEEDKPLT, encoded by the exons ATGGCTCCAAGGAAgaaacagcagcagcagcagccgaAGCAGAAGCAAAACAACCGAAAATCGAATCCAACTTCCTCCACCTCCGATTCCCGTTCTTCAACGTCCGGTGCGAAGCTTCATATCTCCGCCGAAAACGAGACTCGTCTCCGTCGTCTCCTACTGAGCTCCGGCCGCTCCACTCCATCGGTCACTCACGCTGATGATTCGCTCTCAAAAGTCCAGAAGGTCAAGAAGCTTCAATCTGTTTACGAGAAGCTCTCATGCGAAGGTTTTACCAATGATCAGATTGAGCTGGCACTCTCCACTATCGGG GATGGTGCTACATTTGAGGCTGCTCTTGATTGGTTATGCTTGAACTTGCCGAGTAGTGAGCTTCCACTGAAATTTTCAAGTGGAACTTCTCTGCATGCACATGCAG GTGGTTCTGTTCGTATTCTACAGACTGCACAAAAAGACTGCCCTCCCGTGGGAGTCCAATCTTCTAAATATAAAGATGGAGACAAAGATATTCCTGTTATATTGAATAGGCGTAAAGATGATGATAAGCTAGATTTATTCCAATCATCCCAAGCTGAATGGATCAAACAGTATGTGGAACAGCAAGAAGAG GATGACTATGGAACCTGGGAAGATGACCTGGCTGATGAAGTTTCTTCTAAG gCTTCTCGAGCAAGGTCTTATGATGTTATTGCGGAAGAGTATTATGCTGCACGGTTGGAAGCTGCAAAAGCGAAGGAAGAAGGGGATAAGAAAAGACAAGAGACAGCTGGCAACACCATTCGCAAGCTTAAACAGGAGTTGTTTGCTCAAG GGTTATCAGATGATATGCTGGCTTCTGAATTTGAGTTTGGAAGGGCGTTGGACAATGCATCAAAGGATGCACCTACGCAGGACCAAAATTTTGGGGTCAATCAAACAGACGATGTTGGTAGTAGTTTGGATTTATCAGTGCATAGAAATGAATCTGTTGATATAGATGGGAGGGATCGGTCAACTTCCAAGGAGATATCTGTAGATCTTATGTCTTcacaagaaaaagaatcaactGTTGATGTGGATGGGAGGGATTGTTCAACCCCCAAGGAGATATCCGTAGGTCTTATTTCTTCACAAGGAAAGAATGACTGTGAAGAGCTTGAAGATGTGGAGATCGGTAACTTTTTTGTGGAAGATGTCGAGACAAATTCAGATGTAGCACAGGAATTACTGGaactaaagaagaaagaaaaattgagagaaCTTTCCAGCGGGAAGAATTTGGAGAAATTAGATGGCATATGGAAGAAG GGGGACCCACTAAAGATTCCCAAGGCTGTTCTTCATCAATTATGTCAAAAAGCAGGGTGGGATGCAccaaaatttaacaaaatccacagaaaggaaaatgtttttttctatGCTGTCAACATATTGCGTAAAGCAAGTGGGAGAGGTAAAAACCGAAAAGCTGGAGGTCTTATCACACTTCAGCTTCCCGATGCTGATGAGATTTTTGATTCTGCGGAG GATGCCCAGAATAAGGTGGCAGCTTTTGCTCTTTATCACTTGTTTCCTGATGTCCCTGTTCATCTTGCACTTATTGAACCTTATGCCACTCTTGTTATGCAGTGGAAGGCAG GCGAATCAACTAGCAAAGTTGATGACAATGAGAAGGATCGAAGGGCTAGTTTTGTTGATTCTTTGCTCGATGCGTCCAGTTCTGATTCTGCTTCtaaaacttttgttgggaagATTGAACAGCTCCATATTGAGGATGACAAGAAACCGACTGTTTCTGATCTTGACTCACATTCATTCGTGGAAA GATTAAACTCTAATACGCAGAATGAAAGTTCCCGTTTAAGACTGGAACatgagaataaaaagaaaactaaacaATATCAG GATATGTTGAAAAATAGAGCTGCGCTTCCCGTTGCTTCATTAAGAGGTGATATATTGCGTCTGCTGAAGGAGAATAGTGTTCTTGTTGTTTGCGGGGATACAGGTTCCGGAAAGACAACTCAG GTTCCGCAATTTATCCTGGATGACATGATTGAATCGGGACATGGTGGACTGTGCAACATAGTATGCACACAACCAAGAAGAATAGCG GCTATTTCGGTTGCGGAAAGAGTTTCTGATGAACGTTGCGAACCTTCCCCGGGTACAAATGGCTCTTTGGTTGGTTATCATGTCCGTCTGGATAGTGCAAG GAATGCCAATACAAAACTTCTATTCTGCACGACGGGCATTCTTCTGAGACAAATTGTG GGAGATGGAAATTTAACTGGTATCACTCATATTATCGTTGATGAAGTACATGAACGGTCTCTACTG GATGATTTTCTCTTAGTTGTTTTGAAGAATCTGATTGAGAAACGTTCTGCTGAAAGCTCATCTCCTCTGAAGGTTATTCTTAT GTCTGCAACAGTTGATTCAAACCTTTTCTCCGGATACTTTGGTAACTGCCCTGTAATCACTGCAGAGGGAAGGATGCATCCCGTGACCACTTACTTTCTTGAAGATATATATGAAAGTACTGGGTATCTCCTCGCTTCAGACTCCCCTGCTGCCATAAGATATGAAGTATCAAGCGGCAAAAAG AATGCTCCAGTCAATTATcgaagaggaaagaaaaacctCATATTATCTGCATGGGGTGACGAGGCTTTACTTTCTGAAGCCTGTACGAATCCTTACTACAATTTAGATTGTTATCAATCATACAGTGAGCTAACACAGAAAAATctg GAAAGACTAAACGAAGATGCTATTGATTATGATCTTCTCGAAGATTTAGTGATTCATGTGGATAAAACTTTTGATGAGGGAGCCATACTTATATTCTTGCCA GGAGTGTCAGAAATTAACTTGTTGTATGATAGATTAGCAGCTTCATACCAATTTGGAGGACAGGCTTCTGATTGGATCCTTCCTTTACATTCATCCATCGCATCTGCTGATCAGAAAAAGGTGTTTTTGCGGCCTCCTCATGGAATCCGTAAG GTTATAATAGCCACCAATATTGCAGAGACGAGTATTACAATTGATGATGTGATTTATGTGATAGACTGTGGAAGGCATAAGGAGAAACGTTACAATCCTCAGAAG AAATTATCAAGCATGGTTGAGGATTGGATTTCTCAAGCAAATGCTAGACAGAGGCGAGGAAGAGCTGGACGTGTGAGACCTGGTAATTGCTTTTGTTTATACACACGTCACCGATATGAAAAGCTCATGCGCCCTTTTCAG GTACCAGAGATGCTCCGGATGCCCTTAGTGGAGTTATGTTTACAGATTAAATTACTTTCCTTGGGTTACATAAGGCCTTTTTTATCAAAG GCTTTGGAGCCTCCTAGAGAAGAGGCTATGACATCAGCAATATCATTATTATATGAG GTGGGGGCTCTTGAAGGTGATGAAGAATTGACTCCTCTTGGACAACATTTAGCAAAATTACCTGTTGACGTATTGATTGGGAAG ATGATGCTATATGGTGGAATTTTTGGTTGCTTGTCTTCCATTCTCTCAATTTCAGCATTTCTGAGCTACAAATCTCCATTTATTTATCCAAAAGATGAG AGGCAGAATGTTGAACGAGCTAAACTGGCTCTTTTGTCTGATGAGCGACATGGTTTGGGTGAGTCATGTAGCAATGACAAGCAATCTGACCACCTGATTATGGCAACTGCATACAAGAAATGGGAAATACTTTTGCATCAG aAAGGACCTAAGGCTGCACAGGAGTTCTGCAAATCATATTTCTTAAGCAGTTCAGTGATGTACATGATAAG GGACATGAGGGTACAGTTTGGGACATTGTTAGCAGACATTGGGCTTGTTGATCTTCCCAAAAAATCTCGT TTTGATAGAGTAAGGAAGGAGGACCTTAATGGCTGGTTTTCAGATTCGTCCCAACCATTCAATATAAATTCAGATCATCCATCAATTGTAAAG GCAGTATTATGTGCAGGACTATATCCGAACATTGCTGCTGGTGTGGCAGGAATTACTGAAGCGGCTCTTAGTAGCCTTGGGCGGTCCTCTGGTCCTGCTACCACAGCTCGTCCATCGTTGTATGATGGTAGAAGAGAAGTATATATACACCCATCTTCTGTCAACAGTAATCTAAAAACATTTCAGTACCCCTTTCATGTGTTCCTTGAAAAG GTAGAAACTAATAAAGTCTTTATCCGAGATACCTCTGTTGTTTCTCCCTACTCCATCTTATTATTTGGTGGGTCCATTAATGTTCAGCATCAG